In Chryseobacterium oranimense, a single window of DNA contains:
- a CDS encoding DUF3467 domain-containing protein: MDNNQNPQDGNINIELNEMVAAGVYANLALVNHSPSEFVVDFIQLMPGVQQAKVRSRIILAPLHAKRVLSALQQNITNYEQQFGEIKEVEPFVLGGNNVQA, translated from the coding sequence ATGGACAACAATCAAAATCCACAAGACGGAAACATCAACATCGAATTAAACGAAATGGTAGCTGCTGGAGTATATGCTAACTTAGCTTTAGTAAACCACTCTCCATCTGAATTCGTTGTAGATTTCATCCAATTAATGCCAGGTGTACAACAGGCTAAAGTAAGATCAAGAATCATTCTTGCTCCTCTTCACGCTAAGAGAGTACTTTCTGCTCTTCAACAGAACATCACTAACTACGAGCAGCAATTTGGAGAAATCAAAGAAGTTGAGCCTTTCGTATTAGGTGGAAACAACGTACAAGCTTAA
- the rpoC gene encoding DNA-directed RNA polymerase subunit beta': MSNKNKSSRFNKITIGLASPESILQESRGEVLKPETINYRTHKPERDGLFCEKIFGPVKDYECACGKYKRIRYKGIVCDRCGVEVTEKKVRRERIGHINLVVPIAHIWYFRSLPNKIGYLLGIPSKKLDMIIYYERYVVIQQGIAKKLDGSDFDAMEFLTEEEYLDIMETLPVENQYLDDSDPNKFIARMGAEAVEDLLKRIDLDALSFDLRHKAHNEGSKQRRTEALKRLNVVEALRGANTRMINRPEWMIMRVLPVIPPELRPLVPLDGGRFATSDLNDLYRRVIIRNNRLKRLLEIKAPEVILRNEKRMLQESVDSLFDNTRKSSAVKSESNRPLKSLSDSLKGKQGRFRQNLLGKRVDYSARSVIVVGPNLQLHECGIPKDMAAELYKPFIIRKLIERGIVKTVKSAKRIIDRKEPVVYDILENVMKGHPVLLNRAPTLHRLGIQAFQPKMIEGKAIQLHPLVTTAFNADFDGDQMAVHLPLGPEAILEAQLLMLGSQNILNPANGSPITVPSQDMVLGLYFMTKELSSTEDMKVKGEGLAFYSPEEAEIAYAEGRVSLNAKVRCRLPVKEDGEIVTRLIETSVGRILFNQIVPKQVGYINELLTKKSLRNVIGKILADTDFPTTVKFLDAMKDLGYSNAFKGGLSFSLGDIVVPVEKKQMIAQSIETVDEIRANYNMGLITDTERYNQVIDVWTNTNAGLTEMIMSRMKSDQGGFNSVYMMLDSGARGSKEQIRQLSGMRGLMAKPQKAGSTGAEIIENPILANFKEGLSILEYFISTHGARKGLADTALKTADAGYLTRRLVDVAQDVIVTEDDCGTLRGTEVTALKKNDEIVEKISERILGRVSLHNIYDPESDELIAEADQVINEVLAKRIEEAGLESVEVRSPLTCETKKGICAKCYGRNLATGKMIHMGEAVGVIAAQSIGEPGTQLTLRTFHQGGTAGNVSENPSIVARRDGIVEMDEVRTITSEDENGNTAEVVVSRSTEFRLVADNETRTPLMVANVPYGSELAVKPGDKVKKGDIICKWDPYNAVIIAETAGKVEYEDIIQGISFQLEIDEQTGFEEKVISESRNKKAVPTLKVVDSKGVEQKAYNLPVGAHLMVNDGEKIKAGKVLIKIPRKSAKAGDITGGLPRVTELFEARNPSNPAVVTEIDGVVSYGKIKRGNRELIVEAKTGERKIYLVKLSNQILVQENDFVRAGSPLSDGSITPDDILRIKGPTAVQEYLVNEIQEVYRLQGVKIDDKHFEIIVRQMMTKVSIVDGGDTQFLEGALEHKFDFLEENNRVFGLKVVVEAGDSKEFKPGQMITARELRDENSKLKREDQALVEVREALPATATPVLQGITRAALQTKSFMSAASFQETTKVLNEAAVAGKIDFLSGLKENVIVGHRIPAGTGLKEYQNVIVGSKKEFEDLN; the protein is encoded by the coding sequence ATGTCAAATAAAAATAAATCAAGTCGATTTAATAAAATAACCATCGGTTTAGCTTCACCCGAATCGATTCTTCAGGAATCAAGAGGAGAAGTTTTAAAGCCGGAAACTATTAACTACAGAACGCATAAGCCTGAAAGAGACGGTTTGTTCTGTGAAAAAATCTTTGGTCCGGTAAAGGATTACGAATGTGCTTGTGGTAAATACAAGAGAATTCGTTACAAAGGAATTGTGTGTGACCGTTGTGGAGTAGAAGTTACTGAGAAAAAAGTAAGAAGAGAGAGAATCGGGCACATTAACCTTGTCGTTCCAATTGCACACATCTGGTATTTCCGTTCATTGCCAAACAAGATCGGTTACCTTTTAGGAATTCCTTCTAAGAAATTAGACATGATCATCTACTACGAAAGATATGTAGTGATTCAGCAGGGTATTGCTAAAAAATTAGACGGTTCCGACTTTGATGCTATGGAATTCCTTACAGAAGAAGAATACCTTGATATCATGGAGACCCTTCCTGTGGAAAACCAGTATCTTGATGATTCCGATCCGAACAAATTCATCGCCAGAATGGGTGCTGAAGCTGTAGAAGATCTGTTAAAAAGAATCGATCTTGATGCATTGTCTTTCGATTTAAGACACAAAGCTCACAATGAAGGTTCAAAACAAAGAAGAACTGAAGCTCTGAAAAGATTGAACGTTGTAGAAGCACTAAGAGGTGCCAATACAAGAATGATCAACAGACCGGAGTGGATGATTATGCGTGTACTTCCTGTTATACCACCAGAACTAAGACCATTGGTTCCATTGGATGGAGGGCGTTTCGCTACTTCTGACTTAAATGACCTTTACAGAAGGGTTATCATCAGAAACAACCGTCTGAAAAGACTATTGGAAATCAAAGCTCCTGAAGTAATCTTGAGAAACGAGAAGCGTATGCTTCAGGAATCAGTAGATTCATTATTCGATAATACAAGAAAATCTTCAGCTGTAAAATCTGAATCAAACAGACCATTGAAATCACTTTCTGATTCATTGAAAGGTAAGCAAGGTCGTTTCCGTCAGAACTTACTAGGAAAAAGGGTAGACTACTCTGCGCGTTCCGTAATTGTTGTAGGTCCGAACTTACAGCTTCACGAATGTGGTATTCCTAAAGATATGGCAGCAGAACTTTACAAACCGTTCATCATCAGAAAACTGATCGAGAGAGGAATTGTAAAAACTGTGAAATCTGCAAAGAGAATCATCGACAGAAAAGAGCCTGTAGTATATGATATCCTTGAAAACGTGATGAAAGGTCACCCAGTACTATTGAACAGGGCACCTACGCTTCACAGACTGGGTATTCAGGCATTCCAGCCGAAGATGATCGAAGGTAAAGCTATCCAGCTTCACCCGTTGGTAACAACAGCATTCAACGCCGATTTCGATGGTGACCAGATGGCGGTACACTTACCGTTAGGCCCTGAGGCGATCCTTGAAGCTCAGTTACTAATGCTAGGTTCTCAGAACATCTTGAACCCGGCAAACGGTTCTCCTATTACCGTACCTTCTCAGGACATGGTTCTTGGTCTTTATTTCATGACTAAAGAACTGAGCTCTACAGAAGATATGAAAGTAAAAGGAGAAGGTCTTGCATTCTATTCTCCTGAGGAAGCGGAAATCGCTTACGCAGAAGGTAGAGTATCTTTAAATGCTAAAGTAAGATGTAGACTTCCGGTTAAAGAAGACGGAGAAATTGTAACAAGATTAATCGAAACTTCTGTAGGTAGAATCTTATTCAACCAGATTGTACCTAAGCAGGTAGGATATATTAATGAACTTCTTACCAAGAAATCATTAAGAAATGTTATCGGTAAAATTCTTGCTGATACAGACTTCCCTACAACAGTGAAGTTCCTTGATGCGATGAAAGATTTAGGATATTCAAACGCATTTAAAGGAGGTCTTTCCTTCTCACTGGGAGATATTGTAGTTCCTGTTGAGAAAAAACAGATGATTGCACAATCAATCGAAACTGTAGATGAGATCAGAGCCAACTATAACATGGGTCTTATCACAGATACAGAACGTTATAACCAGGTAATTGACGTTTGGACAAATACCAATGCGGGATTAACTGAAATGATCATGAGCAGAATGAAATCTGACCAAGGTGGATTCAACTCTGTATACATGATGCTTGATTCCGGAGCGAGGGGTTCTAAAGAACAGATCCGTCAGCTATCCGGAATGAGAGGTTTGATGGCAAAACCGCAAAAAGCCGGTTCTACCGGTGCGGAGATCATCGAAAACCCGATCCTTGCAAACTTTAAAGAAGGACTTTCCATCCTTGAGTACTTTATCTCTACTCACGGTGCCCGTAAAGGTCTTGCAGATACCGCTCTTAAGACTGCCGATGCCGGTTACTTAACAAGAAGATTGGTAGACGTTGCTCAGGACGTTATTGTTACTGAGGACGACTGTGGTACTTTAAGAGGTACTGAAGTAACTGCACTTAAGAAAAATGACGAAATCGTTGAAAAGATTTCTGAAAGAATCTTAGGTAGAGTTTCTCTTCATAACATCTATGATCCTGAATCAGACGAATTAATCGCTGAAGCAGATCAGGTAATCAATGAAGTATTGGCGAAGAGAATTGAAGAAGCAGGTTTAGAATCTGTAGAAGTTCGTTCACCGCTTACTTGTGAAACCAAGAAAGGGATCTGTGCGAAATGTTACGGTAGAAACTTGGCAACAGGTAAGATGATCCATATGGGTGAAGCAGTAGGAGTTATTGCAGCACAATCCATCGGAGAGCCGGGTACTCAGCTTACGTTGAGAACCTTCCACCAGGGGGGTACTGCAGGTAACGTTTCCGAAAACCCATCTATCGTTGCAAGAAGAGACGGTATCGTTGAAATGGACGAAGTAAGAACCATTACTTCTGAAGATGAAAACGGTAACACAGCAGAAGTTGTGGTTTCCCGTTCAACGGAATTCAGATTGGTAGCGGATAACGAAACCAGAACTCCATTAATGGTTGCTAACGTACCTTACGGTTCTGAATTAGCAGTGAAGCCAGGTGATAAAGTGAAGAAAGGAGATATAATCTGTAAGTGGGATCCGTATAACGCGGTAATCATTGCAGAAACAGCAGGTAAGGTTGAATACGAAGACATTATCCAGGGTATCTCATTCCAGCTTGAAATTGACGAACAGACAGGATTCGAAGAGAAAGTAATCTCTGAATCAAGAAATAAGAAAGCCGTACCTACATTGAAAGTGGTAGATTCTAAAGGAGTTGAGCAAAAAGCTTACAACTTACCGGTAGGAGCCCACTTAATGGTAAACGATGGTGAGAAAATCAAGGCTGGTAAAGTCTTAATCAAGATCCCAAGAAAATCTGCAAAAGCAGGGGATATCACCGGAGGTCTTCCGAGAGTTACCGAATTATTCGAAGCAAGAAACCCTTCAAACCCAGCAGTTGTTACTGAAATCGACGGGGTAGTTTCTTACGGAAAAATCAAGAGAGGTAACCGTGAATTGATCGTAGAAGCAAAAACTGGTGAAAGAAAGATTTACCTTGTAAAACTTTCCAACCAGATCCTTGTTCAGGAGAATGACTTCGTAAGAGCTGGTTCGCCACTTTCTGACGGTTCAATCACTCCGGACGATATCTTAAGAATCAAAGGTCCAACTGCGGTTCAGGAATATCTTGTAAATGAAATTCAGGAAGTTTACCGTCTTCAGGGGGTAAAAATCGACGATAAGCACTTCGAAATCATCGTTAGACAGATGATGACGAAAGTATCTATTGTAGATGGAGGTGATACTCAGTTCCTTGAAGGTGCATTAGAACATAAATTTGACTTCTTGGAGGAAAACAACAGAGTATTCGGTCTTAAAGTAGTAGTAGAAGCTGGTGATTCTAAAGAATTCAAGCCAGGTCAGATGATTACCGCAAGAGAATTAAGAGACGAAAACTCTAAGCTTAAGCGTGAAGATCAGGCTTTAGTTGAAGTAAGAGAAGCTTTACCTGCTACAGCAACGCCTGTACTTCAGGGTATTACAAGAGCAGCTCTTCAGACTAAGTCATTCATGTCGGCAGCATCATTCCAGGAAACCACTAAAGTTCTGAACGAAGCAGCTGTTGCTGGTAAGATAGACTTCTTGAGTGGTCTTAAAGAAAATGTAATTGTAGGACACAGAATCCCTGCAGGTACAGGTCTTAAAGAATACCAGAATGTAATTGTAGGTTCTAAAAAAGAATTTGAAGACCTTAACTAA
- a CDS encoding Crp/Fnr family transcriptional regulator — MVNNQFILEKFGFLGEDFLNELHANAIITEIKSKTEIIREGQKNKYVPFLIKGSIKVFTLNDGRELIYYYIRPKDSCLMTFSSIFTDYTSRVYAVAEEESEVILIPVSIIHEWLIRFPEINRVFYHEYDKRFSDVMNMVNDAVFHRLDKRVLNYIKQQIAVTGNHPLKITHREIANNLGTSREVVSRVLKKIESDGEILQTKEGIKITVNENVRPV, encoded by the coding sequence ATGGTAAATAATCAATTTATTCTTGAAAAATTTGGTTTTTTAGGAGAGGATTTTTTAAATGAACTGCATGCTAATGCAATTATTACTGAAATAAAATCAAAAACAGAGATTATCAGAGAAGGACAGAAAAACAAATATGTTCCTTTTCTTATTAAAGGCTCTATAAAAGTTTTTACCTTAAATGACGGCCGTGAACTTATCTATTATTACATAAGACCTAAAGACAGCTGTCTCATGACATTTTCTTCTATTTTTACAGATTATACAAGCAGAGTATACGCAGTTGCCGAGGAAGAATCTGAAGTGATACTGATTCCTGTTTCCATTATACATGAATGGCTGATCCGCTTTCCGGAAATTAACAGAGTGTTTTATCATGAATATGACAAGCGTTTTTCAGATGTCATGAATATGGTGAATGATGCCGTATTTCACAGACTAGATAAGCGCGTCCTGAATTATATTAAACAACAGATCGCTGTTACCGGAAACCACCCTTTAAAGATTACACACCGTGAAATAGCCAATAATCTGGGCACATCCAGAGAAGTGGTAAGCAGAGTCTTAAAAAAGATTGAAAGTGATGGTGAAATTCTTCAGACCAAGGAAGGAATCAAAATTACTGTAAATGAAAATGTTAGACCCGTCTAA
- a CDS encoding T9SS type A sorting domain-containing protein gives MKRYIIFGVMLCISAGLYAQDNTLHANQKHLQELYSKYDKSVKKQHKLGKAAGIPPNPYNEEDYKRTMDPVTGQTNFQELVKVNKDITAGKYAPTQRMSFIFGNNSSTGKIVNEPWVERGPYSVGGRTRAIMFDPNDPAGKRVFAGGVSGGLWVNQDPSVATNEWQPLSTFWANTSVSCITYDPNNPQIIYVGTGEASTSDAIGSGIWKSADGGNTWTQIFTIPVTYSNGIRVGNFYINDIKVRNNAGVSEVYAGVSGNYNDGVFQGLSQAGLYKSTDGGVTFTKNTSLLALNTTTNTTSNTGYSIQQIEIGADNSVWVSTRSSRFSNIDSGGRIFKSADGNTFNQVYNVGNAGARVNFTLSRTDANKVYALMQGANSTSEPVRIARSTDGGTTWQATNDTTPTITLPTAADTSIPANDFTRGQSFYDLIIATDPLDDNIVYIGGIDLYKSTNGAANWTQISKWSNNNNMAALQVSTVHSDQHEIIFNPFNNYSTNQMMFGNDGGIYFAANKNNIATTSGFAARNTRYNVTQFYGAMLNPTKNPADEELLAGAQDNGSWWLYGVPQANNFLTSQLATSGDGMYTEYDDQDTYEIASYVYNNHYLLTNSTYYLISSANRNAYGHFVNEIALDRINNVFYSYRSGLTLFRTSGLSATATTFTNNTVTVGTAQTNEQISWMKVSPYTTASTTLFVGTNLGRIFKITNANTTSYTSAAITSPATGTISDIEFGANENEIIVTLSNYNLTSIFYSTDGGTTWQNKEGNLPDMPVRTVLRNPDNANEVIIGTEMGVWGTTNFLASSPTWASITGNIGNIRITNLDYRPTTRTVLVSTYGRGAWTTQNTTTPLATGEVKSKKDEIRIYPNPSKGISHLRFDAAKYNAVDIGIFDGSGRLVYSKKNVKADEEFGQRLTPGNYVLKAEFKGQIIYTGNYLVLGKISDDGDDD, from the coding sequence ATGAAAAGATATATTATTTTTGGTGTTATGTTGTGCATATCCGCAGGTCTCTATGCACAAGATAATACACTTCATGCTAATCAAAAACACCTTCAGGAATTATATTCTAAATATGATAAAAGTGTAAAAAAGCAGCATAAACTGGGAAAAGCAGCAGGAATCCCACCTAATCCATATAATGAAGAAGATTACAAGAGGACAATGGATCCTGTTACAGGGCAAACAAATTTTCAAGAACTTGTAAAAGTAAATAAAGACATCACTGCAGGAAAATATGCCCCTACCCAGCGGATGTCTTTTATTTTCGGAAATAATTCTTCTACAGGAAAAATAGTTAATGAACCTTGGGTCGAAAGAGGGCCTTATAGCGTAGGAGGAAGAACAAGGGCAATTATGTTTGATCCGAATGACCCTGCAGGTAAAAGAGTTTTTGCAGGAGGTGTTTCTGGTGGTCTTTGGGTGAATCAGGATCCGTCTGTAGCCACCAATGAATGGCAACCACTAAGCACATTTTGGGCTAATACTTCCGTTTCATGTATTACGTATGATCCAAATAATCCACAAATCATCTATGTAGGAACAGGGGAAGCTTCAACATCGGATGCAATAGGTTCGGGAATCTGGAAATCGGCAGACGGAGGAAATACTTGGACACAAATCTTCACCATTCCGGTAACGTATTCCAACGGGATCCGAGTCGGAAATTTCTATATTAATGATATTAAAGTAAGGAATAATGCAGGTGTTTCAGAAGTTTATGCAGGAGTAAGCGGTAATTATAATGATGGCGTATTTCAGGGATTAAGCCAGGCCGGATTATACAAATCTACAGATGGCGGGGTGACGTTTACTAAAAATACAAGTTTACTGGCACTTAATACAACTACCAATACAACAAGTAATACAGGATATTCTATTCAGCAAATAGAGATTGGGGCAGATAATTCTGTCTGGGTTTCTACAAGAAGTTCAAGGTTTTCGAATATAGATTCAGGAGGTCGAATTTTTAAATCGGCGGACGGAAATACTTTTAATCAGGTTTATAATGTTGGAAATGCTGGTGCGAGGGTAAACTTTACACTTTCCAGAACAGATGCCAATAAAGTGTATGCTCTTATGCAGGGAGCAAACAGTACTTCGGAGCCGGTACGTATTGCAAGATCTACAGATGGAGGAACTACGTGGCAGGCTACCAATGATACAACGCCAACTATTACACTTCCTACAGCTGCTGATACCAGTATTCCTGCCAATGACTTTACAAGGGGACAGTCTTTCTATGATCTCATTATTGCTACGGATCCTTTAGATGATAATATAGTTTATATCGGAGGTATCGATTTGTATAAATCCACCAACGGAGCTGCAAACTGGACGCAGATTTCAAAATGGTCGAACAATAACAATATGGCTGCATTGCAGGTTTCAACGGTACATTCGGATCAACATGAGATTATTTTTAATCCTTTTAATAATTATTCTACCAACCAAATGATGTTTGGAAATGATGGTGGAATTTATTTTGCAGCTAATAAAAATAATATTGCAACAACTTCAGGTTTTGCAGCAAGAAATACAAGATACAACGTTACCCAGTTCTACGGTGCCATGCTAAATCCTACTAAAAACCCTGCAGATGAAGAACTGTTAGCAGGAGCACAGGATAACGGTTCGTGGTGGTTGTATGGCGTTCCCCAGGCGAACAATTTCTTAACGAGTCAACTTGCAACTTCCGGAGATGGAATGTATACAGAATATGATGATCAGGATACTTACGAAATTGCAAGTTATGTATACAATAATCACTACTTATTAACAAACAGTACGTATTACCTGATTTCAAGTGCAAATAGAAATGCTTACGGGCACTTTGTTAATGAAATTGCTTTAGATAGAATTAATAATGTATTCTATTCTTATCGTTCAGGACTTACATTATTCAGAACGAGTGGATTATCGGCGACAGCTACAACATTTACCAATAATACCGTTACAGTAGGAACCGCACAAACCAACGAGCAGATTTCTTGGATGAAAGTTTCTCCCTATACAACAGCTTCTACAACTTTATTTGTAGGAACGAACTTGGGAAGAATCTTTAAAATTACAAATGCGAATACAACGTCTTATACTTCTGCGGCAATCACTTCACCTGCCACAGGTACTATTTCTGATATTGAATTTGGAGCCAACGAAAATGAAATTATTGTAACATTATCCAATTATAATCTTACAAGTATTTTCTATTCTACAGATGGCGGAACAACATGGCAAAACAAAGAAGGAAATCTACCGGATATGCCTGTAAGAACTGTCCTAAGAAATCCTGATAATGCCAATGAAGTAATTATAGGAACCGAAATGGGAGTTTGGGGAACGACGAATTTTCTTGCTTCATCACCAACATGGGCTTCAATTACAGGAAATATAGGGAATATCAGAATTACCAATTTGGATTACAGACCTACGACAAGAACAGTTTTGGTATCTACGTACGGAAGAGGAGCATGGACGACACAAAATACCACTACTCCTTTAGCAACGGGAGAAGTAAAATCTAAAAAAGACGAAATAAGAATATATCCAAATCCTTCAAAAGGGATCTCTCATTTAAGATTTGATGCTGCTAAATATAATGCGGTTGACATCGGTATTTTTGATGGATCAGGAAGATTGGTATACAGCAAGAAAAATGTGAAGGCTGACGAAGAATTTGGTCAAAGATTAACTCCCGGAAATTATGTGCTTAAAGCTGAATTCAAAGGACAGATTATTTACACTGGAAACTATCTGGTTTTAGGAAAAATAAGTGATGACGGCGATGATGATTAA
- a CDS encoding TonB-dependent receptor, with product MKKYICVAALLGFAIANAQQSQENTIEEVAIQGRKKIKQERAEFKRHAQSVETLSEEELNRNNPAAIEQTLSAMPGLQVDKRTNFGGQRLVVRGYGNDQKFNNWGVKAYWNNMPLTTAEGVTILDDIDFAYVNNVEVIKGPAATMYGGGVGGVVRFYTRPDFTKGVTVSENALVGAFKTFQSRTQLNVADENYSVNAAYGHLETDGYRPNGGGLKNFFNVNGTVKLGKSDQLSFFGSQAYSYEHTSGQISYDDYYAGIDNGNPAYIRKNSGTKIKSTRVGLSNSVNILPNLRNYTTLFYYNGNIESISAGAYGVTSAPNVGLRSTFTLKNDFKDFENRFDFGTEIQNSMSTVSSYRFTGSITNPLETTGIAGATYFKYNNNQATYFAIDYLTYKPWGLTLLAGISANRTNYDRKDLYAIPALIPGKKDQSFGKQYETAYTPHFALQKEWKHQIFNLSYSEGYNAPTASSSFINYTNTANNDLKPERAKMVDFSVHGLLLDTKLDYQVSLFRIDYSDKLTQLTIPNSGNQTYWANTGSQKNSGLELSVGYQYKNDNSFINRVVPFVNLSYYDAKYKDFKTRLLGADQTYDHKTVVGVPRNKYAIGLDVYTKLGFYLVNTYNYLGNVYTDFANTNLVKGFGLLNSKLGYKKSFGKFDLDAFIMGNNLTNQINYTFLFLGNSINDADTGNGYPKGVATDLNPGPSKAYFFYGLNLKYRL from the coding sequence ATGAAAAAATATATATGTGTTGCAGCTTTGTTAGGCTTTGCCATCGCTAATGCACAACAATCACAGGAAAACACTATCGAAGAAGTTGCTATCCAGGGAAGAAAAAAAATCAAACAGGAACGTGCAGAGTTCAAAAGACACGCACAATCTGTAGAAACACTTTCAGAAGAGGAACTGAATAGAAATAATCCTGCTGCAATAGAGCAGACTTTATCCGCAATGCCAGGTTTGCAGGTGGATAAAAGAACCAATTTCGGTGGACAAAGACTTGTCGTTCGTGGATACGGAAACGATCAAAAATTCAATAACTGGGGTGTAAAAGCATATTGGAATAATATGCCGTTGACAACCGCGGAAGGAGTTACCATTCTTGATGATATCGATTTTGCGTATGTAAATAATGTTGAAGTAATCAAAGGACCGGCTGCGACGATGTACGGCGGAGGTGTTGGTGGAGTAGTGCGTTTCTACACGCGCCCTGATTTTACGAAGGGAGTTACCGTTTCAGAAAATGCTTTGGTTGGAGCTTTCAAGACTTTCCAGTCACGAACGCAATTGAATGTGGCTGATGAAAATTATTCTGTGAACGCAGCTTACGGTCACCTGGAAACTGATGGTTACCGACCAAACGGAGGTGGATTGAAAAACTTTTTTAATGTAAACGGAACGGTTAAGCTTGGAAAAAGCGATCAGTTGAGTTTCTTTGGAAGTCAGGCATATTCTTACGAACATACTTCTGGACAGATTTCTTACGATGATTATTACGCAGGAATTGATAATGGAAACCCAGCTTATATTCGCAAAAATTCGGGTACAAAAATAAAATCCACTAGAGTAGGATTGAGCAACTCTGTGAATATCCTTCCGAACCTTAGAAACTACACGACATTGTTTTATTATAACGGAAATATAGAAAGCATTTCAGCCGGAGCTTATGGAGTGACAAGTGCACCGAATGTCGGATTACGTTCTACATTTACCTTGAAAAATGATTTCAAAGATTTCGAGAACAGATTTGATTTCGGTACAGAGATTCAGAACTCGATGTCTACTGTTTCAAGTTATCGCTTCACGGGATCAATTACGAATCCTTTAGAAACTACGGGAATTGCCGGAGCAACATATTTTAAGTATAATAATAATCAGGCAACGTATTTTGCAATAGATTATTTAACCTACAAACCTTGGGGTTTAACTTTACTTGCAGGAATTAGTGCGAATAGAACAAATTACGACAGAAAAGATTTATATGCAATCCCTGCTTTAATTCCGGGTAAAAAAGACCAGTCGTTCGGGAAGCAGTACGAAACAGCTTACACCCCTCACTTTGCATTGCAAAAAGAATGGAAGCATCAGATTTTTAATTTGAGTTATAGTGAAGGATATAATGCACCTACTGCAAGTTCATCTTTTATCAATTATACTAATACAGCTAATAATGATCTGAAACCGGAACGTGCAAAAATGGTAGATTTCAGTGTACATGGATTGTTATTGGATACCAAATTAGATTATCAGGTTTCCTTATTCAGAATTGATTATTCTGATAAATTAACGCAATTAACGATACCAAATTCCGGTAATCAAACATATTGGGCAAACACAGGAAGTCAGAAAAATAGCGGTTTGGAATTAAGTGTCGGCTATCAGTATAAAAACGATAATTCCTTCATCAACAGGGTTGTACCGTTTGTGAATTTGTCTTATTATGATGCGAAGTATAAGGATTTTAAAACAAGATTATTAGGAGCAGATCAAACCTATGACCATAAAACTGTAGTAGGAGTTCCGAGAAATAAATATGCAATTGGTTTGGATGTATACACAAAACTAGGTTTCTATCTTGTAAATACATATAATTATTTAGGAAATGTATATACAGATTTTGCCAATACTAATCTTGTAAAAGGTTTCGGATTGCTTAATTCAAAATTAGGGTATAAAAAATCTTTCGGTAAATTTGATCTTGATGCTTTCATCATGGGGAATAACTTAACGAATCAGATCAATTATACATTCTTATTTTTAGGAAATAGTATCAACGATGCAGATACGGGAAATGGTTATCCGAAAGGTGTCGCGACGGATCTCAACCCCGGACCGAGCAAAGCGTATTTCTTTTATGGTTTGAATTTAAAATACAGATTATAA
- a CDS encoding DUF5777 family beta-barrel protein produces MTKTLLFLSVLASGFVSAQEDLLKDIDTLKTTSETSQPAFKALQIVTGQSTKLSAKNEWYIVVAHRFGDISTGFKNFFGLDDASTKLGVIYGVSDNVSVSLSRETNMKTFEGAVKYKLAKQTESFPADIVGYNVMALNTDLDKDNYPHLRFSDRLSYLTQALISRRFNVKFSLQLSPSYVHKNLYDPAIEDKNQFLTGLGGRYKISKRISINAEYFVNFDSHSFYKNPLSLGMDIETGGHVFQLLFTNSQINSDIGYLTNAVGKWEKGQIFFGFNLYRVF; encoded by the coding sequence ATGACAAAAACTCTCTTATTTTTGTCGGTATTAGCCTCAGGTTTTGTCTCAGCACAAGAAGACCTGTTGAAAGATATTGACACCCTTAAAACAACTTCAGAAACTTCCCAGCCGGCCTTTAAAGCTTTACAGATTGTCACAGGTCAATCCACAAAACTTTCTGCCAAAAATGAATGGTACATCGTTGTAGCCCACCGCTTCGGAGACATCAGCACCGGATTTAAAAACTTTTTCGGTCTTGATGATGCTTCTACCAAACTAGGGGTTATTTATGGCGTTAGCGACAATGTTTCAGTCAGCCTTTCCAGGGAAACCAATATGAAAACGTTTGAAGGTGCCGTAAAGTATAAACTCGCAAAACAGACTGAAAGTTTCCCGGCAGATATTGTAGGATATAATGTGATGGCCCTGAATACAGATCTGGATAAAGACAATTATCCCCACCTCAGGTTCAGCGACAGGCTTTCTTATCTTACGCAAGCCTTAATCTCAAGAAGATTCAATGTTAAATTTTCGTTGCAGCTGTCGCCATCCTATGTTCACAAAAACCTTTATGATCCGGCAATTGAAGATAAAAATCAGTTCCTGACCGGCTTGGGCGGGCGCTATAAAATTTCTAAAAGAATCTCTATAAATGCTGAATATTTTGTGAATTTTGACAGTCACAGCTTCTACAAAAATCCACTCTCGCTGGGTATGGATATAGAAACCGGGGGCCATGTTTTCCAGCTTTTATTCACCAATTCCCAGATCAATTCAGATATAGGATATCTTACCAATGCGGTAGGAAAATGGGAAAAAGGACAGATTTTCTTTGGGTTTAACCTTTACAGAGTTTTTTAA